Genomic window (Desulfuromonadales bacterium):
TTCCCCGCTCGAACATGCCGGCCTACGCCTTCCTGAACGATGTCACTGTCGACCCGGAGTATACCCGGAAAAAAATGACGGCTCTCGATTTCCCCTACGCAGAGGAGCAGATCCGGGCGCTGACCGGCAAGACGGAGATGGCCGCCATGATCGCCTACCTGCAGAAGCTGGGCAGCGATATCCCCTGGCGTGAGGCGGCGCGTACCGAGATCGTGGGGGAACTTCGCAATCCCTATCAGGGCGACTCCTCGGTGTTTCCGGAGGGTGAAGCCCTCTACCAGGAGCACTGCGCCGCCTGCCACGGTGCGGATCTCACGGGCGGTATCGGCCCCGGGCTTGAAGATCTCGACATGCCCGACGCCGACCTCTACCAGATTCTCTACAACGGCATCCCCGAAGGAGGCATGCCGGCATTCGCGGCGGTCGGTTCCGACCGGACCTGGAAACTGGTCAACTACCTGAAATATCAGAAGAGGCATTGATGGACTGGGCTTCGCTGGCCTATCTGGCCGTCACCATCGGGCTTTTCGCGGTCTTTGCGGTGATCGTCGTCCGCACGTACAGCCGCAAGGGGAAAAAGCGGATGGAAGAACCCAAGCACCGCATGCTGAATGATGACGATTAATCAAACAGAGGAGTATTCCATGTCCATGCTCGATGAGCACCGGCATAAGCACCCGACCCATGATTTCGACGGCATTGTCGAGAACCGGGAAACCCGGCCGCCTGCATACTTCACCGCTCTCTTTTACGGCCTGATCCTCTGGGGAGTAATCTTCAGCGCCTATTATCTGCTGAGCGGCTGGAGTTCGGCAGACGAATTCCGGCAGAAGATGGACACCCACCAGCAGCTGCAGGCCCAGCGGCAGCCGCCTGCGCCGGGGGCTTCGGCGGTCGGGGCCGTGGCGGCTAAGCCGCCGGCGGATACAGCCGCCGGCAAGGAACTGTATGCCAGCCACTGCGCCGCCTGTCACGGTGCCGAAGGAAAAGGCGGCATCGGTCCCGACCTGACTCGCCCGGACTACAAATACGGACGCACGCCG
Coding sequences:
- a CDS encoding c-type cytochrome — encoded protein: MSMLDEHRHKHPTHDFDGIVENRETRPPAYFTALFYGLILWGVIFSAYYLLSGWSSADEFRQKMDTHQQLQAQRQPPAPGASAVGAVAAKPPADTAAGKELYASHCAACHGAEGKGGIGPDLTRPDYKYGRTPEAVAESIRNGRPAGMPAFGSQLSAAETESLTAFVLSLK
- a CDS encoding c-type cytochrome, with the protein product PRSNMPAYAFLNDVTVDPEYTRKKMTALDFPYAEEQIRALTGKTEMAAMIAYLQKLGSDIPWREAARTEIVGELRNPYQGDSSVFPEGEALYQEHCAACHGADLTGGIGPGLEDLDMPDADLYQILYNGIPEGGMPAFAAVGSDRTWKLVNYLKYQKRH
- a CDS encoding cbb3-type cytochrome c oxidase subunit 3, giving the protein MDWASLAYLAVTIGLFAVFAVIVVRTYSRKGKKRMEEPKHRMLNDDD